The Yamadazyma tenuis chromosome 2, complete sequence sequence CTATAAAAGGAAATTAAGTTCCCCAAGGAATGTAACTTCCATAATTAAATCAAGTATGTCAGAAACAgaattcaaattcaagtcaATACACCATGAAATAAGTTTGGTAACTATTATAGCCATGGCTCAGATTCTCTGTCAAGGTAGTATAACCATGTCAATGAGTATCATGGATGTCGTGTTGAAATCGTTTCCTGGAGAATACCAGTCTTCTATTAAAGTATGGTTTATGGGTTCTTTTGCCTTGACGCTTGGAACCTTCATCTTAATCTCAGGAAAACTTGGTGACATATATGGCCTCAAATGTATATTTGCCATTGGGTGGGTTTGGACTTGTCTTAGTGCTTTGCTCACGGGTTTATCTGTGTACACTCACTCAGTGGTATTTTATATTATCTGCAGAGCCTTGCAAGGTATTGGCTTTGCTTTATTATTACCTTGTGGTATGGGTATCATTGGTAACCTTTACCCAGTAGGTTTCAGAAAGAACTTTGTGTTTTCTATTGTGGGGGCTGCCGGACCTTTTGGTGCTGCGCTAGGTGCATTAATGGCTGCTGTCATCGCCCAACTTTCGTGGTGGCCTTTATGTTTTTTCATAATAAGTATCATTGGTGCTGCTTTTGCTGGTTTAACCATCTGGTTGATTCCAAACTCAATTAACGCAGCCTCCAAAGATTTTAAAGAATTTGACCTTATTGGTTCTTTAATTGGAACAACTGgtttgatcttgttgaatatCGTTCTTAATCAAGGACCTTTAGCCGGTTGGAATAAGCCTTATATAATTGCCTTGTTGGTAATTTCTGTTTTTTTGATCGGAGGGTTTTTCATCTATGAACTCAAATTTGCTGAGTATCCCCTTTTACCAATGTCTATTTTCAACTACAAAATAGGAATGGTATTGATATGCATTGCCCTCGGATGGGGTTCGTTCGGGATCTGGCAATACTACTATTGGATTATCATGTTGGAGTTACGAAATTATACTCCTATTGCTGTTGGTGCCAGTTATATTCCTGTCTTAGTTTTGGGAATAGTGGCAGCCATGCTGGTAGCTTTTATTATTCACAGAACCAGACCCTCATATATCTTGTTTGCTGCAAGTCTTGGGTTCCATGTTGGATGTATCATGTTGGCGGTTACCCCTGTAAAGCAATCATACTGGGGATTGACTTTTGGCCAGTTGTTTATTTTGACTTGGGGAATGGACCTAAGTTTTGCAGCTGGTTCAATCATTTTATCAGATTTCTTACCAAAAGAACACCAAGGTATGGCTGGTTCACTAGTATCTACTGTTGTGAACTACTCGGTCTCCTTATTTTTAAGTCTTGCTAGTaacattgaagttgaaactTACAAGAAGGTACACAGTTCAATTAAAAGTTATAGAAATGCCATCTACTTTGGGATTGGTATTTCTGGTTTGGGAGTTCTACTCGCATTTGCATTCATACTTTTCCAGATATTTCTTCATGATAAGAACGACACGTTGGACAAAGAGTCAAACTTCGACTTACAATCAGAAACAACACAAGTTCCATCAGACGacgaattggaaaagtaATATTTGGGTAATCTAGTTAGTTTATAGAGTTAATGCAtagaaaacaaaaacagcGCGAAGTGCGACCGAATTTTTCATTATTGGTGCAAGCGGAATACAACAGTCGTCGGTATTGCTAGAGTTCACGAGGACTTATATAGCCAATCAATCGTTTACCACAATCGTCATAGATTGGATCATCCGCAAGTAATTACCTACACTGGTGATCTGACCAACAGAATCATGTCAACAACTTCTACGACGAATGCTAGTGGCATATCCAAGAAGAGTGGGTTTGGTAGTATAAATGCCAATTCCTCAATAAATCAAGGAGTAAATGGTAATATCAGTGCAGGCAACAATGGAGCACTTGCTGCAACATCAGGGGCCGGGAAAAGAAATCATTTAGAGCAATTAATCAGAGAGCTACAGAATAAATTGGGGCCAAACTGGGATAAGTATCACGAAAACTTGagtttgttcttgatcGGTAAACTTAGTCGTCAAGAATTGGTCAACAATATTGTCcccattttgaagaatggaTTGATAAAGTATCATAATCAActattgttgttgaattttgctaattccttcaagaatATCCCCATAGATTTCCAAAATGAGTTTGCCAGCTTTTGGAacaaaaagtcaaaaaaCAAGTCTGTAAAATCATCACAGTATGAGAAATTCAAACAGAATATCATGGGATTACCTATCaaggaaagaagaagaataagaGCCATAACAAGAGAAGCTGGTAAAAAGAATAAAATAAATGCTGGTATCACTTTAACAAGACACGCGTTGTTACCCAAGATCCCTTCTATTCAGGATaaagaacaacaacagttgCAAgtcaacaacttggtcGGATGGCAACAAGATGTGTTAAACGGCATAAATACTCCAATTTCGACGGATACCTATGAGTTGCCAGACAATGACGATCTCTCGAAGAGA is a genomic window containing:
- the ATR1 gene encoding multidrug-resistance type transporter aminotriazole resistance (COG:U; EggNog:ENOG503NWTD), yielding MAQILCQGSITMSMSIMDVVLKSFPGEYQSSIKVWFMGSFALTLGTFILISGKLGDIYGLKCIFAIGWVWTCLSALLTGLSVYTHSVVFYIICRALQGIGFALLLPCGMGIIGNLYPVGFRKNFVFSIVGAAGPFGAALGALMAAVIAQLSWWPLCFFIISIIGAAFAGLTIWLIPNSINAASKDFKEFDLIGSLIGTTGLILLNIVLNQGPLAGWNKPYIIALLVISVFLIGGFFIYELKFAEYPLLPMSIFNYKIGMVLICIALGWGSFGIWQYYYWIIMLELRNYTPIAVGASYIPVLVLGIVAAMSVAFIIHRTRPSYILFAASLGFHVGCIMLAVTPVKQSYWGLTFGQLFILTWGMDLSFAAGSIILSDFLPKEHQGMAGSLVSTVVNYSVSLFLSLASNIEVETYKKVHSSIKSYRNAIYFGIGISGLGVLLAFAFILFQIFLHDKNDTLDKESNFDLQSETTQVPSDDELEK
- a CDS encoding uncharacterized protein (COG:S; EggNog:ENOG503NXUI), which gives rise to MSTTSTTNASGISKKSGFGSINANSSINQGVNGNISAGNNGALAATSGAGKRNHLEQLIRELQNKLGPNWDKYHENLSLFLIGKLSRQELVNNIVPILKNGLIKYHNQLLLLNFANSFKNIPIDFQNEFASFWNKKSKNKSVKSSQYEKFKQNIMGLPIKERRRIRAITREAGKKNKINAGITLTRHALLPKIPSIQDKEQQQLQVNNLVGWQQDVLNGINTPISTDTYELPDNDDLSKRIIMVMREAGLTGGINPQVLEVMMLGLESYLKNIVESTIDVARYRANKYNNSDFISTAIQTVNESINDRKDSSKANGESKDEDSDSEDERDPKRRKVTLNIHDMFDSLEMFPYLIEPTGTQTRLNSVMLKNDDEYEGIDYELPPKIEEEQPKLNGTAKEPPFIDKKLKDDSKNSITEIDISREKPSDSAIVSQSSSTPTKPKVQSHIGSIDELKWVLHDLYSQM